Part of the Scyliorhinus canicula chromosome 13, sScyCan1.1, whole genome shotgun sequence genome, CCCTTTGTGGAAGatccctctattacaggggtccctgtggatggtccctctattacaggggtccctgagggTTCCCcttttacaggggtccctgtgtggagggtccctctattacaggggtccctgtggatggtccctctattacaggggtccctgtggatgGTCCCTCTATTATAAGGGTCCCTgtgtggagggtcccccattacaggggtccctgtgtggagggtccctctattacaggggtccctggggggtctGCCTTTTACAGGGGTCAATAagatccatttgcatttatttacatcttcccactggcgcGCATCGTGAACCTCGTTCACACCGCCAGCAGGGGATTAGAGCATCGAAGGGGGGGCTGATTCTGACTTTCccccgattctccgtccaatcggaGAACATATTCTAGGCGTCCCcggaaggagaatcctgcccaatatatctggacttccataaggcatttgatgaggtgccgcacaaaaggttaatacacaagattagatcacatgagaTTGGAGGTACTTTATTAGctcggatagaagactggctaatgGACAGGAGACAGTCGGGGTAAATGGGTGAAGGATCTTAGGATTAGAAGTTAATTCAATTCAGGGTTACCGGTCATTCTTgtgcattgctgaaactcagtagaaattcaagttaaaaacttgtcaggtgcaaaaaagaattgttttatttggagttcattggttacaacttgaaagtcatttaaaaggcagtttgtagacaatttgaagctttcaaagaatcacaggaattatcttctgagacaacagctcgaacacaactttaaaagtcaaagtctgaagtcaaagtctgaaaatgaaatatgaatacagaacacTTTTCTAactcttcctttcctttccttttctctTCTTTCTAACCCTTCCTTTCCTTCCAACTCCTTTCTTTCCTATCTCTCTCTCAACTCttactttctatctctctctcaactctttctttctatctctcaaaatggtggccaaatcgtccatggatatactatttcatatctgtcttaagcgatccgatcacaccccaatgtaatcctaattggtttgagttagactcaagcacatttgatttgatagtaAGCCATCTTCactatgtaacattacttctaattgttgcctgCTTGCTTATTTTTGCATGTTAAAGAttgcgatattgtgctttatcaaaaccagcaaaaactggtctaatgctgacctacctattgccacaatagagacctcatgctgaccttACTACTGCAACAATTGAGACCTTATGTTACCTCGTCATGCCATGCTGGACATAActccgaaaatataattcaaactgtctatTTCAATTCAGTCTTTTATAAAATCGTTataatgagaatgttggaatcaaatatatatatattatatttgattcaatgttttaattgtccatttattaaaaataaggcAACACAGTTCAAGATATGTTTGTTTTAGCTTGTATAATTCatgggatatgattcaacctaatctcgagcGGCGTGAGAACCGTAGAATCCTTCATTCCTactcctcgttgccatggattcagcccttgtcctttgaAAAAATGTAATGaccttatcagacttctgtgttactttCAAACTCATGACCATGAGTTTGCAAATTATATGttctctttaattttaaaactgggaattaatatttatgctttaagcagctatctttttacctatattagttgtattagaaatacctggcttctacaatgGGTCTTTGTgcagttggcaagatgtaactagtggggtgtcacAAGGTTTCGCCCTTAGGGTACctattatttacaatctatattcatgacatggatacagggatagaaggttctatagccaaatttggaGATGACGCTAACATAGATGGGACAGTAagatgcaatgaggaaataagaacctcacAAATAGATAAGTTAGTTGAGTGGgccaaatgtggcagatggagtttaatgtgggtatgtgtgaggtcatccattttggtgggaaaaatagaaaagcaatttattatctaaatggggggaGACTTCGGGGTACTCTGATAAATTGCAGAAAACTATTAGTTTATTTGCATGTCTCGTGATCTCCCAAATGTCAAGCTGTCATAATCTCTCACTAAGCACACAATACAATACTTTTGTTATTTTATACACCGATTACCATAACCATATCatcagtatggtagcacagtggatagtactgtggtttcacagtgccagggtcccaggttcgattccctgctgggtcactgtctgtgcggagtttgcacgttctccccgtgtctgcgtgggtttcctccgtgtgctccggtttcctctcgcagtcaaaagatgtgcatgttagatggattggccatgataaattgcccttagtgaccaaaaaggttaggagggggttattgggtcacggggatagggtggaagtgagggtttaagtgggccggtgcagactcaatgggccaaatggcctccttctgcactgtatgttctatgttccatcacTGTCCCATTTGTTTGTTGCATGTTCAGTAGGTTTCACAAAGTGGTTCTGAGTCTTGTTTGGTTGGACATCAACCGTTTGTTGATAACTTGGTACATATATACAGGGAATAGCTAAAGCTATGAGctaactccatgcttgcttctacacaggtCTCTCTCCATTCCACAACTGGTCATAATCTAGTCACTAGTCATGTTTCTGTTTCCCAGTCCTACATTAATCTTTGTTACCCCTGACCTCTAGTTTGCTTCACCTGCTCCACCCCCACTTAAATATCCAAAATCCATCACAATCAGGTTTCCATTGCTGCCAGTGCTGAGACAACCCTATTCAAACTGAGGTAAactttccctcctcctccttctcgtcctgtctgcagccttgatatggttgactACACCATCCTCTTCCAATGCCTCTTCACTCTCGTTCATCTGGGTTGACCTGCTCTCACTCGCCCATCCCAATCTATCTAATCATATCTGGACAATCACTTGTAAAGGCTTCTCTTCTTACTGCTGCACCATAACCTCAAGTGTCTGCCAAGAATCTAGCCTTAGAGAGACCCATCTTATTTCTTATCTACTGGCAGCTTCGTCCAGAAGCAGTGTTAATTTTTATAGATgcgctgacaacacccagctccacGTCATCTCCAAATTCACTAACTCCTCCACTGTTGATAAATTATCAGACTGATTATCCATTCTTTATCACAAAATTAGCAGAAgtttcttccaattaaatattgtgcAGACGGAATTTATTGCTTTCGGTCTCCATTCCCCAACTACTGATTTCAGCCCATCACTAAAGACCACTTATTTCTCCTCTGTAACATTGCCTGACTTTGCCCCGACTCCGTTTATCTGCTGCTCATCAATGCCTTCTTGCCCTCAGGATTtgcctattccaatgcactcctgcctTGTCTCCCATATGCCCCACTCCAAATacttgaagtcatccaaaactcGACTGTCCCCATCTTAAACACACACCATGTCCGCTTGTCCTATCAACTCTGTGCTCGCTGGACTACATTGGCTCCTAATCAAACAATGCTTCGGTATTAACATTCTCTTCCTCATTTACAACTCCCTCCATGGCCATTCCCTCCCTATCGCTGGAATGTTCTTCAGCCCCACATATCCCTCTGGGATATTTGTGCTCCTCTAATTCCGGATTCTTGAGTTTCAATCACTTCACCATTGGTCGACATGCCTTCCATTTCCAAGGCCTTACACCATCAAATTCCTTCCCTACATCTCTCCATCTCCCTACCTCGTTTTCCCCCTTAAAGCCACTTCATAAAACCGACCACTTTAATCAAACTTTTGGTCAACAGAGCTAATATCTTCAAGTGGCGGTGTGATACTTTGTACTATAATGCTCCTTTGAAAGGCGTTGGGACGTTTTATTATGAAAATGctctataaatacaagttgttgttgtggcCTCTGCACTTTCTTAAAATCTGGCGCATCTCTAACTTGCCCAGTTCGGAGGAAAGTTGAATATTCCACTAGGTGCCGCTGCGCCCCCTGCGGGCTGTGAGGTGGAGTTACAGTGTCGCTGCGCCCCCTGCGGGCCGGGTGGTGGTGTTGCAGCGGCACTGCGCCCCCTGCGGGCCGGGAGGTGGAGTTGCAGTGTCACTGCGCCCCCTGTCGGCCGGGAGGTGTTGTTGTGGCGGCGGCACTGCGCCCTCTGCGGGCCGGGAGGTGGAGTTGCAGCGGCACTGCGCCCCCTGCGGGCCGGGAGGTGGAGTTGCAGTGTCACTGCGCCCCCTGTCGGCCGGGAGGTGTTGTTGTGGCGGCGGCACTGCGCCCTCTGCGGGCCGGGAGGTGGAGTTGCAGTGTTACTGCGCCCCCTGTCGGCCGGGAGGTGTTGTTGTGGCGGCGGCGCTGCGCCCTCTATTCCGGCCGGGAGGTGAGTTACAGTGTCACTGCGCCCCCTGCGGGCCGGGAGGTGGGGTTGCGGTGCCGCTGCGCTCCCTGCGGGCCGGGAAGTGGAGTTACAATGTCGCAGCGCCCCCTGCAGGCCGGGAGGTGGAGTTGCGGCGGCACTGTGCCCCCTGCGGGCCGGGAGGTGAGTTACAGTGTCACTGCGCCCCCTGCCGGCCGGGAGGTGTTGTTGCGGCGGCGGCACTGCGCCCTCTATTCCGGCCGCGAGGTGGAGTTGCAGTGCTGCTGCGCCCCCTGCGGGCGGGAGGTGCAGTTGCGGCGGTGCTGCGCCCCCTGCCGGCCGGGAGATGGAGTTGCGGTGCCGCTGCGCTCCCTGCGGGCCGGGAGGTGGAGTTACAATGTCGCTGCGCCCCCTGCGGGCCGGGAGGTGGAGGTGCGGCGGCACTGCGCCCTCTGCCGGCCGGGAGATGAAGTTACGGTGCTGCTGCGCCCCCTGTCGGCCGGGAGGTGGAGTTGCGGCGGCACTGCGCCCCCTGCCGGCCGGGAGGTGGAGTCGCGGCGGTGCCACGCCCTCTGCCGGCCGGGAGGTGGAGTTGCGGCGGCACTGTGCCCCCTGCCGGCCGGAAGGTGGAGTTGCGGCGGCACTGCGCCCTCTGCCGGCCGGAAGGTGGAGTTGCGGCGGCATTGCGCCCCCTGCCGGCCGGGAGGTGGAGTTGCGGCATCACTGATGGCGGATGAGGAGTTGGAGGATTCAGCCTCTGTCCACAATGTGGTGGGAGCGGGCGGTCGATCCGGAGATAAGATGTTCACTCTGAAGAAGTGGAATGCCGTGGCCatgtggagctgggatgtggaGTGTGATACCTGCGCCATCTGCCGGGTCCAGGTGATGGGTAAGCGGCATGGGGCCTCGGCGCGGGTTAGTGCCGGGGCGGCCGGGCGGGGAGCGCTGGGCCGGGGAGACCGGgctgggtcgggtcgggtcgggccgGGCCGGGCCGGGGCGGGGTGTCTCGGACACTCCCTCCGTGTGCGGGAGGATTGAGGCGGCGGCTGAGAAGGTGATTTAAATCCGAAACCtgaactctgcttctctccccacagaggctgccggacctgctgagttaaagctgcattttctgtattcatttcacatttccagtATTTCTCTATTATTGCGGAGTCAGATATATTGGTAAATGCCCCGGAGCCACACAAATATCACACAAACTGCCCACAACACAAATAATCATTCAATCATTTCAATATCAGCACGgtatcatggtggttagcataaatgcttcacagctccagggtcccaggttcgattcccggctgggtcacactctgtgcgtctgcgcatcctccccatgtctgcgtgggtttcctcccacagtccaaagatgtgcgggttaggtggattggccatgctaaattgcccgtagtgtcctaaaaaaaaaagtaaggttaagggggggattgttgggttacgggtatagggtggatacgtgggtttgag contains:
- the rnf7 gene encoding RING-box protein 2 isoform X1 translates to MADEELEDSASVHNVVGAGGRSGDKMFTLKKWNAVAMWSWDVECDTCAICRVQVMDACLRCQAENKQEDCVVVWGECNHSFHNCCMSLWVKQNNRCPLCQQDWVVQRIGK
- the rnf7 gene encoding RING-box protein 2 isoform X2 — encoded protein: MADEELEDSASVHNVVGAGGRSGDKMFTLKKWNAVAMWSWDVECDTCAICRVQVMDACLRCQAENKQEDCVGLGALTFLFLLSSGLGRMQPLLP